The proteins below come from a single Flavobacterium lindanitolerans genomic window:
- the mraZ gene encoding division/cell wall cluster transcriptional repressor MraZ: MNTIIGTYECKMDAKGRVLLPAPLKKQLTDSLNDGFVLKRSVFQPCLELYPMAEWNLMMQKINKLNRFVKKNNDFIRRFTAGVKVVEIDNLGRLLIPKDLTAFGNISKDLVLSSAVNIVEIWDKDLYEKSISGDDVDFADLAEDVMGNINDDDNGIS, translated from the coding sequence ATGTAAGATGGATGCCAAAGGGCGTGTGCTTCTGCCTGCTCCTTTGAAAAAGCAGCTTACGGATTCATTGAATGATGGTTTCGTGTTGAAACGTTCCGTGTTTCAGCCTTGTTTGGAACTTTATCCAATGGCAGAGTGGAATTTGATGATGCAGAAAATCAATAAGCTGAATCGCTTCGTGAAGAAGAACAATGATTTCATCAGACGCTTTACTGCCGGAGTGAAAGTGGTGGAGATTGATAATCTGGGAAGGCTTCTGATTCCGAAAGACCTGACGGCTTTTGGAAATATCTCAAAAGATTTGGTATTGTCTTCGGCGGTAAATATTGTCGAAATCTGGGATAAGGACTTGTATGAAAAATCAATTTCAGGCGATGATGTAGATTTTGCAGATTTGGCTGAAGATGTAATGGGAAATATAAATGATGACGACAATGGAATATCATAA
- the rsmH gene encoding 16S rRNA (cytosine(1402)-N(4))-methyltransferase RsmH: protein MMTTMEYHNPVLLKETVDGLDIKPDGVYVDVTFGGGGHSKEILRRLGPEGRLFAFDQDEDALANALDDDRFTLINENFRFIKRFLRFHNVKSVDGILADLGVSSHQFDVAERGFSTRFDAELDMRMSQKNDLSAYTVVNGYDEANLRRVFYDYGELKNAPAIARVILEAREHGDIRNTEQLKIVLGRFLPAHKSNKILAQMYQAIRIEVNQEMDVLKEFLEQSLEILKPGGRLSVISYHSLEDRLVKRYIKNGMFEGEPERDFFGNFSVPFKTIGKLIVPDEEEIRVNNRARSAKLRIAEKI, encoded by the coding sequence ATGATGACGACAATGGAATATCATAATCCGGTTTTGCTGAAAGAAACTGTAGACGGTTTGGATATCAAGCCGGATGGGGTGTATGTGGATGTGACTTTCGGAGGCGGCGGTCATTCAAAAGAAATCCTGAGGCGTTTAGGGCCTGAAGGAAGGCTGTTTGCTTTTGATCAGGATGAAGATGCATTGGCGAATGCTCTCGATGACGACCGATTTACGCTGATTAATGAGAATTTCAGGTTTATCAAAAGGTTTTTAAGATTCCACAATGTGAAAAGCGTTGATGGAATTTTGGCTGATTTAGGGGTGTCTTCTCATCAGTTTGACGTAGCGGAAAGAGGTTTTTCAACGCGTTTTGATGCGGAGCTGGATATGAGAATGAGCCAAAAAAATGATTTGAGTGCTTATACCGTAGTTAATGGTTATGACGAGGCAAACCTGCGTCGTGTATTTTATGATTATGGTGAGCTGAAAAATGCTCCTGCCATTGCAAGGGTGATTTTAGAAGCCAGGGAGCACGGTGACATAAGAAATACAGAGCAATTAAAGATAGTCTTGGGTCGTTTTTTACCGGCGCACAAAAGCAATAAGATTTTGGCGCAGATGTATCAGGCTATCCGTATTGAAGTAAACCAGGAAATGGATGTCTTAAAAGAGTTTTTAGAGCAATCTCTGGAAATATTAAAACCGGGCGGACGCCTGAGCGTGATTTCCTATCACTCTCTTGAAGACCGTTTGGTGAAAAGATACATCAAAAACGGAATGTTTGAAGGTGAGCCGGAACGTGATTTCTTCGGGAATTTTTCGGTTCCATTCAAAACAATAGGGAAATTGATTGTTCCTGATGAAGAAGAAATCAGGGTAAACAACAGGGCGAGAAGTGCAAAATTGAGGATAGCAGAAAAGATATAG
- a CDS encoding FtsL-like putative cell division protein: MKGGIYSILKAKFLINDDAAKNWQFIIFLIVLALIMIANSHNYEQKTYRITELDKEVKELRSEFVDRRSELMKLKMESTISQKMEVKGIFPSSVPPKKIKVLKEKEKGFFEKLWQ; this comes from the coding sequence ATGAAAGGTGGAATCTACAGCATATTAAAAGCAAAATTTCTCATTAACGATGATGCGGCTAAAAATTGGCAGTTCATCATCTTTTTGATTGTACTGGCTTTGATAATGATTGCAAATTCCCACAATTACGAGCAGAAAACATACAGGATTACCGAGTTGGACAAAGAAGTAAAAGAACTGCGTTCGGAATTTGTAGACAGGCGCTCTGAGTTGATGAAGCTGAAAATGGAATCGACAATTTCCCAGAAAATGGAAGTCAAAGGAATTTTTCCATCATCTGTTCCCCCAAAAAAAATTAAGGTATTAAAAGAAAAAGAAAAAGGCTTTTTTGAAAAGTTATGGCAGTAG
- a CDS encoding penicillin-binding protein, with product MAVEEKNISYRIYLVAFAIVVMATGIIVKLTNIQWVEGDYYRKLAKDRTVKNFVIPANKGNVYSADGSLLATSIPNYTIRFDAVAPKKEDFNKNIEALSDSLSVLLGKPSSHYLNEFRKAKANKNRYMLLARGLSYTEYMRVKTFPLFNLGANKGGLIAEQKTVREHPIGMIAQRTIGYEREYVDGGVDGKGIEWAFKDYINGKDGKVLKQKIAKGQWKPISDNNQVEPQDGYDIISTIDVYIQDIAHHALLKQLEYYEAEHGCVVVMETKTGEVKAISNLGRTEDGSYSETLNYAVAESHEPGSTFKLIDLIALLDDKKVDTSQIYDSRGGDITYHNRHVRDSKKGGYGKVSLARGFELSSNTVMVQAVYENYKDNPMEFVGRINKMGLNKPLGLPFKGEGVPFIPQPKTKRWNGTSLPWMAFGYGVSMTPLQSLTVYNAVANNGEMVKPIFVKEIKEWNKTIKKFDKEVINPKICSDETLKKVRKVLENTVKKGTGSKLYSKDFSMAGKTGTAQVDYAKGKHTDAMYYASSFAGYFPADNPKYSCIVIIHKPSKSKGFYGGDVSGPVFKRIAQKIFTDVPSTNEIKNLNRKSINQEKNYAKYSDLVSKETIPNVQGMAGMDAVALFENMKMKVKVIGIGKVKKQSIPPGEAIVKNRTIILELS from the coding sequence ATGGCAGTAGAAGAAAAAAATATTTCTTACAGGATTTACCTCGTTGCATTTGCAATCGTGGTGATGGCTACTGGAATAATCGTAAAGCTGACCAATATTCAGTGGGTTGAGGGTGATTATTACAGGAAGCTGGCGAAAGACCGCACTGTGAAAAATTTTGTGATTCCTGCCAACAAAGGAAATGTGTATTCTGCAGACGGAAGTCTTTTGGCTACTTCCATTCCAAATTACACCATCCGGTTTGATGCCGTAGCACCTAAAAAGGAAGATTTTAATAAAAATATTGAAGCGCTTTCCGATTCACTTTCGGTGTTGTTGGGTAAGCCAAGTTCTCATTATCTCAATGAATTCCGTAAGGCAAAAGCCAATAAAAACAGATATATGCTGTTGGCAAGAGGATTGAGTTACACAGAATATATGAGAGTGAAAACTTTCCCGCTGTTTAACTTGGGAGCCAATAAAGGCGGCCTGATAGCAGAGCAGAAAACGGTAAGGGAACATCCAATTGGCATGATTGCCCAAAGAACAATTGGTTATGAAAGAGAATATGTAGACGGCGGAGTTGATGGAAAAGGAATCGAATGGGCTTTTAAAGATTATATCAACGGTAAGGACGGAAAAGTACTGAAGCAGAAAATCGCCAAAGGGCAATGGAAGCCAATCAGCGATAACAACCAGGTAGAGCCTCAGGACGGATATGACATTATTTCTACAATTGATGTTTACATACAGGATATTGCCCACCATGCTTTGCTAAAGCAGTTGGAGTATTATGAAGCAGAACACGGATGTGTGGTTGTGATGGAAACTAAAACAGGCGAAGTAAAGGCGATTTCAAATCTTGGAAGGACAGAAGACGGCAGTTATTCCGAAACGCTGAATTATGCAGTGGCAGAATCTCATGAACCGGGTTCTACTTTCAAACTGATAGACCTGATTGCCCTTTTGGATGATAAAAAAGTAGATACAAGCCAGATATATGACAGTCGTGGTGGTGACATTACCTACCATAACAGACACGTAAGAGATTCGAAAAAAGGCGGCTACGGAAAAGTTTCATTGGCAAGAGGTTTTGAACTTTCTTCCAATACAGTGATGGTGCAGGCGGTCTATGAAAATTATAAGGACAACCCGATGGAGTTTGTCGGAAGAATTAATAAAATGGGACTTAACAAGCCGTTAGGGTTGCCTTTCAAAGGCGAAGGGGTTCCGTTTATTCCACAGCCAAAAACAAAACGATGGAATGGTACGTCACTTCCATGGATGGCTTTTGGTTATGGGGTTTCAATGACGCCATTGCAGTCGCTTACGGTTTACAATGCCGTTGCAAATAATGGTGAAATGGTGAAGCCAATCTTTGTAAAAGAAATCAAAGAATGGAACAAAACCATCAAAAAATTTGACAAGGAAGTCATCAACCCAAAAATATGTTCTGATGAAACCTTGAAAAAAGTCAGAAAAGTTCTTGAAAATACGGTAAAAAAAGGAACGGGTTCCAAATTGTATTCCAAAGACTTTTCAATGGCAGGAAAAACAGGAACGGCGCAGGTAGATTATGCCAAAGGAAAACATACAGATGCAATGTATTATGCTTCGTCATTTGCAGGATATTTTCCGGCAGACAATCCAAAATATTCCTGTATTGTCATCATCCATAAACCAAGCAAAAGCAAAGGTTTTTATGGAGGTGATGTGTCCGGACCGGTTTTCAAAAGAATCGCTCAGAAGATTTTTACCGATGTACCGTCAACCAATGAAATTAAAAATCTGAATAGAAAAAGCATCAACCAGGAAAAGAATTATGCGAAATATTCCGATTTGGTTTCGAAAGAAACAATCCCGAATGTGCAGGGAATGGCAGGAATGGATGCCGTAGCGCTTTTTGAGAACATGAAAATGAAAGTTAAAGTTATCGGAATCGGAAAAGTGAAAAAACAATCCATCCCGCCGGGTGAAGCCATAGTAAAAAACAGAACCATAATATTAGAATTATCGTGA
- a CDS encoding UDP-N-acetylmuramoyl-L-alanyl-D-glutamate--2,6-diaminopimelate ligase produces the protein MIILKDILYKVAIEAVKGSTEIAINAINFDSRKIENNDVFIAIRGTVADGHEYIETAISKGAIAIICDTFPENIVSGVTYVQVKDTNRALAFIASNYYGNPSANLKLVGITGTNGKTTIASLLYQLFKKAGYKVGLLSTVKNVVDDVEYKSMLTTSDSITINKFLKEMNDVGVEYCFMEVSSHGIAQKRTEGLQFAGGVFTNLSHDHLDYHKTFAEYRDVKKTFFDQLPKGAFALVNIDDKNGPVMLQNTNAKKLTYALKSYADYRAQILENQLSGLLLKINEQEVWVRLIGNFNAYNLLAIYGTAVELGLDTMEVLRLLSELESVSGRFQYIVSKGNITAVVDYAHTPDALENVLKTIDDIRTKNEQLITIVGCGGDRDKTKRPIMANIASTLSDKAILTSDNPRTEDPEAIILEMEKGVEPQNYKKTLAIVDRKQAIKTACQLAQPKDIILIAGKGHETYQEINGVRYDFDDMKIVTELLEQLNK, from the coding sequence GTGATTATTCTAAAAGATATATTATACAAAGTTGCAATTGAAGCTGTAAAAGGTTCGACGGAAATTGCTATCAATGCCATCAATTTCGATTCAAGAAAAATTGAAAATAATGATGTATTTATAGCTATTCGTGGAACTGTTGCAGACGGACATGAATATATAGAAACAGCTATAAGCAAAGGAGCAATCGCAATTATCTGTGATACTTTTCCGGAGAATATAGTTTCAGGGGTGACTTATGTGCAGGTAAAAGACACGAACAGAGCTTTGGCTTTTATTGCTTCGAACTATTATGGAAATCCATCGGCTAATTTGAAATTGGTAGGTATTACAGGAACAAACGGAAAAACAACCATTGCATCCCTGCTCTATCAATTGTTCAAAAAAGCCGGTTATAAGGTAGGATTGCTTTCTACGGTAAAAAATGTCGTGGACGATGTGGAGTACAAGTCGATGCTTACTACTTCAGATTCCATTACAATTAATAAGTTCTTGAAAGAAATGAACGATGTGGGAGTAGAATATTGCTTTATGGAGGTAAGCTCGCACGGAATCGCACAGAAAAGAACCGAAGGATTGCAGTTTGCAGGTGGGGTCTTTACAAATCTTTCGCACGATCATTTGGATTATCATAAAACATTTGCAGAATACCGCGATGTCAAAAAAACATTTTTCGACCAGTTGCCAAAAGGCGCTTTCGCCCTGGTAAATATCGATGACAAAAACGGACCGGTCATGCTGCAGAATACCAATGCAAAAAAGCTGACCTATGCTCTAAAATCATATGCCGATTACAGAGCGCAGATTTTAGAAAACCAGCTTTCCGGACTTTTGCTGAAAATTAATGAACAGGAAGTTTGGGTTCGGTTGATAGGGAATTTTAATGCCTATAATTTGCTGGCTATTTATGGAACGGCTGTCGAATTAGGCCTGGATACTATGGAAGTTTTGAGATTGTTGTCAGAACTGGAAAGTGTGTCGGGGAGATTCCAATATATCGTTTCTAAAGGAAATATTACCGCTGTTGTTGATTATGCACATACACCGGATGCTTTGGAAAATGTATTAAAGACAATCGACGATATCCGAACTAAAAATGAGCAGCTTATAACAATTGTAGGTTGTGGTGGCGACAGAGATAAGACCAAGCGCCCAATAATGGCAAACATTGCGTCAACATTGAGTGACAAGGCAATACTGACTTCAGATAATCCGAGAACGGAAGACCCTGAAGCCATTATTTTAGAAATGGAAAAAGGCGTTGAGCCCCAAAACTATAAAAAAACACTGGCTATCGTAGATAGAAAGCAGGCTATAAAAACAGCTTGCCAGTTGGCACAGCCAAAAGATATTATACTGATTGCAGGAAAAGGACATGAGACCTACCAGGAAATTAATGGTGTGCGCTATGACTTTGACGATATGAAAATTGTAACAGAACTTTTAGAACAATTGAATAAATAG
- the mraY gene encoding phospho-N-acetylmuramoyl-pentapeptide-transferase yields the protein MLYYLFDYLDQMDIPGTGVFQYITFRSGLAIILSLLISTVFGKKIINFLRRQQVGETVRELGLAGQNEKAGTPTMGGLIIIVATLVPVVLLAKLNNIYILLLIVTTLWMGTIGFIDDYIKIFKKDKEGLKGRFKVIGQVGLGLIVGTVLYFHPSVTVRTDTGNTNIFATNQTTVSAVPLEEKSTATTIPFFKDNEFDYAELLSWAGDNYKDYAWLIFIPVVIFIITAVSNGANLTDGIDGLAAGTSAISVIALGIFTFVSGNIIFSNYLNIMYIPNSGEMTVYIASFVGALVGFLWYNTYPATVFMGDTGSLTIGGIIAVLAIAVRKELMIPVLCGIFLAENLSVVLQVSYFKYTKKRFGEGRRIFLMSPLHHHYQKKGYHESKIVTRFWIVGILLAILSIVTLKLR from the coding sequence ATGCTATACTATCTATTTGACTATTTAGACCAGATGGACATTCCGGGAACAGGAGTTTTCCAATACATAACGTTTCGTTCCGGACTGGCAATCATACTTTCGCTATTGATTTCGACAGTCTTTGGTAAAAAGATTATCAACTTTTTGAGAAGACAGCAGGTTGGTGAAACGGTTAGAGAGTTGGGTCTTGCAGGACAAAATGAAAAAGCAGGAACACCTACCATGGGAGGGCTCATTATCATCGTCGCTACGTTAGTGCCGGTCGTGTTATTGGCCAAATTGAATAATATCTATATCCTGTTACTGATTGTCACCACGCTTTGGATGGGAACCATTGGATTTATAGATGATTATATTAAAATTTTCAAGAAAGATAAAGAGGGGCTTAAAGGGAGATTTAAAGTTATCGGACAGGTTGGTTTGGGATTGATTGTAGGAACAGTTTTGTATTTTCATCCAAGTGTTACGGTAAGAACGGATACAGGCAACACTAATATTTTTGCTACAAATCAGACAACCGTTTCGGCTGTTCCGTTGGAAGAAAAATCTACCGCTACAACAATTCCGTTTTTCAAGGACAACGAATTTGATTATGCAGAACTGCTTTCTTGGGCAGGAGATAATTATAAGGATTATGCCTGGCTGATTTTTATTCCGGTTGTGATTTTTATCATCACTGCCGTATCTAACGGAGCCAATCTTACAGATGGGATTGACGGTCTCGCCGCAGGAACATCGGCTATTTCGGTCATTGCACTCGGAATTTTCACTTTTGTATCCGGTAACATTATTTTTTCGAATTACCTGAACATAATGTATATACCGAATTCGGGCGAAATGACGGTCTACATTGCCTCCTTTGTCGGAGCACTCGTCGGATTTCTCTGGTACAATACCTATCCGGCAACCGTATTTATGGGTGATACAGGAAGTTTAACCATAGGTGGAATTATCGCTGTTTTAGCTATTGCAGTCAGAAAAGAATTAATGATTCCGGTATTGTGCGGTATTTTCCTCGCAGAAAATCTCTCCGTCGTATTACAGGTGTCTTATTTTAAATATACAAAGAAACGTTTCGGCGAAGGCCGGAGAATATTTTTGATGTCGCCATTGCATCACCATTACCAGAAGAAGGGTTACCACGAAAGTAAGATTGTAACCCGCTTCTGGATCGTGGGAATCTTATTGGCAATTCTGTCAATCGTAACCCTAAAATTAAGGTAA
- the murD gene encoding UDP-N-acetylmuramoyl-L-alanine--D-glutamate ligase — translation MEKRLVILGGGESGVGTAILGKKKEYDVFVSDFGKIKNNYKEVLGLHGIKWEEEKHTEDLILNADVVMKSPGIPEKSPIVKKLMERGIPVISEIEFAAQYTKALTVGITGSNGKTTTTMLTYHLLKQGGLNVGLAGNVGKSFAWQVAEGKHDIYVLELSSFQLDGIIDYKPHIAIITNISPDHLDRYDYDYGKYIAAKFRITENQTEEDYLIYDADDEAIHNWLKMNKTKAQLLPFSMTKTIENGAFAKEDTINININNEEFVMPQDKLALEGKHNVKNAMAAATVAQLLRIRKSTIRESLSDFQGVEHRLEKVLKIQNVQYVNDSKATNVNAAFYALDSMNTPTVWIVGGVDKGNDYSELMPLVREKVKAIICLGIDNKKIIDAFGDVVDELIEAQNMKDAVKYAQRMAEKGDTVLLSPACASFDLFENYEDRGRQFKQAVQNL, via the coding sequence ATGGAAAAACGACTGGTCATTTTAGGAGGTGGAGAAAGCGGTGTCGGCACGGCAATTCTCGGAAAGAAAAAAGAATACGACGTTTTTGTGTCGGATTTTGGGAAAATAAAAAACAATTACAAAGAAGTTCTTGGTCTTCATGGCATAAAATGGGAAGAAGAAAAGCATACGGAAGATTTGATTCTGAATGCAGATGTGGTGATGAAAAGCCCCGGAATTCCTGAAAAATCTCCAATAGTAAAAAAACTTATGGAGAGAGGCATACCGGTCATTTCTGAAATTGAATTTGCGGCCCAATACACAAAAGCATTAACAGTTGGAATCACCGGAAGCAACGGAAAGACCACTACCACCATGCTGACCTATCATTTGCTGAAACAGGGAGGACTCAATGTAGGATTGGCAGGAAATGTAGGCAAAAGTTTCGCCTGGCAGGTTGCAGAAGGAAAACACGACATATACGTTCTTGAATTAAGCAGTTTTCAACTCGACGGAATTATAGATTACAAGCCGCATATTGCCATAATCACCAATATCAGCCCTGACCATTTAGACCGGTACGATTACGATTACGGAAAATACATCGCCGCAAAATTCAGGATAACGGAAAACCAGACAGAAGAAGATTACCTGATTTATGATGCTGATGACGAAGCCATCCATAATTGGCTTAAAATGAATAAAACAAAAGCGCAACTGCTGCCTTTTTCAATGACAAAAACAATAGAAAACGGAGCCTTTGCAAAAGAAGATACAATCAATATAAACATCAATAACGAAGAATTTGTTATGCCACAAGACAAACTAGCCTTAGAAGGAAAACACAATGTGAAAAATGCAATGGCAGCCGCTACGGTTGCGCAATTATTGCGAATCAGAAAATCCACAATCCGTGAAAGCCTTTCTGATTTTCAGGGTGTAGAGCATCGTTTGGAAAAAGTGCTTAAAATTCAAAACGTGCAATATGTGAACGATTCAAAAGCAACGAATGTAAATGCTGCATTTTATGCTTTGGATAGTATGAACACCCCAACAGTATGGATTGTAGGTGGTGTTGACAAAGGCAATGACTATTCGGAATTGATGCCTTTGGTGCGTGAAAAAGTAAAGGCAATTATTTGTCTGGGTATTGACAACAAAAAAATTATTGATGCTTTTGGTGATGTTGTTGATGAGTTGATTGAAGCCCAGAACATGAAAGATGCTGTAAAATATGCACAAAGAATGGCAGAAAAAGGGGATACAGTATTGCTTTCTCCGGCTTGTGCCAGCTTTGACCTGTTTGAAAATTATGAAGACAGAGGAAGGCAGTTCAAGCAGGCAGTCCAAAATCTGTAA
- a CDS encoding FtsW/RodA/SpoVE family cell cycle protein, with amino-acid sequence MKEFINNLKGDKVIWAFIALLALISFMPVYSASSNLAYSANGSGNTMSFLIKHFAHVGIGFLIVYMVHKIPYHYFKAISMIALPIVGLLLLYTLLQGKTIGGANASRWIQIPFVGISFQTSTLASMVLMIYVARYLAKKREVEDTFKKSVIELWLPVFAIIMLILPANFSTAALIFSMVVMLVFVGKYPLKYLGLVIGAGIVGLTLFILLAKNFPDAFPNRVDTWVSRIENFTSDKPDEDNYQIEKAKIAIATGGIYGVGPGKSIQKNFLPQSSSDFIYAIIVEENGLLGALTVMFLYIMLFIRFLIASHKANTLFGKLLVVGLGFPIVFQALINMAVAVELLPVTGQTLPLISSGGSSIWMTCVSLGIILSVTKKDEEIAQENLERAQREEALQRLIEREMNGENNPDEDTAVENKEPQYAIEDVSDNPMKAVMGK; translated from the coding sequence ATGAAAGAGTTTATAAACAATCTTAAAGGAGACAAGGTCATTTGGGCATTCATCGCCCTGTTGGCTTTGATTTCGTTTATGCCTGTTTACAGCGCGAGTAGTAATTTGGCATACAGTGCAAACGGGTCAGGAAACACTATGAGTTTTTTGATAAAGCATTTTGCACACGTTGGAATCGGATTCCTGATAGTCTACATGGTACACAAAATTCCGTACCATTATTTCAAAGCCATCTCTATGATTGCTTTGCCAATCGTAGGATTGCTGTTGCTGTATACGCTCTTGCAAGGGAAAACAATAGGCGGCGCAAACGCAAGCCGCTGGATTCAGATTCCGTTTGTGGGTATCAGCTTCCAGACATCAACATTGGCTTCTATGGTGCTGATGATTTATGTGGCAAGATACCTGGCTAAAAAACGTGAAGTAGAAGATACGTTTAAAAAATCTGTAATCGAGTTATGGCTCCCGGTTTTTGCAATCATAATGCTTATACTGCCTGCCAACTTTTCTACCGCGGCATTGATATTTTCGATGGTGGTTATGTTGGTTTTTGTAGGGAAATATCCCTTGAAATATCTGGGACTTGTTATTGGAGCGGGAATCGTGGGTCTGACCTTATTTATCTTGCTAGCGAAAAACTTTCCTGATGCTTTTCCAAACCGTGTAGATACCTGGGTTAGCCGTATTGAAAATTTTACAAGCGACAAGCCGGATGAAGATAACTACCAGATTGAAAAAGCAAAAATTGCAATAGCCACTGGCGGGATTTATGGTGTGGGGCCGGGAAAAAGTATCCAGAAAAATTTTCTGCCACAGTCTTCTTCAGATTTTATCTATGCGATTATTGTGGAAGAAAATGGGTTGCTTGGTGCGCTCACGGTAATGTTCTTATATATCATGCTTTTTATTCGGTTCCTGATTGCTTCGCATAAGGCAAATACGCTGTTTGGAAAACTGTTGGTTGTTGGGTTAGGATTTCCAATTGTATTCCAGGCACTCATAAACATGGCAGTTGCCGTTGAATTATTACCGGTAACAGGACAAACTTTGCCGCTCATAAGTAGTGGAGGAAGTTCAATCTGGATGACTTGTGTTTCATTAGGAATTATATTAAGTGTAACCAAGAAAGATGAGGAAATTGCTCAGGAAAATCTTGAAAGGGCGCAAAGAGAAGAAGCGCTTCAAAGATTGATTGAAAGGGAAATGAATGGTGAAAACAATCCGGATGAAGATACGGCTGTTGAAAATAAAGAGCCGCAATATGCAATTGAAGATGTAAGCGACAACCCGATGAAAGCGGTGATGGGGAAGTGA
- the murG gene encoding undecaprenyldiphospho-muramoylpentapeptide beta-N-acetylglucosaminyltransferase, which yields MQKLKFILSGGGTGGHIYPAIAIANELKSRFPDCEILFVGAKDKMEMQKVPQAGYPIKGLWIAGIQRRLTLDNMMFPFKLMDSLLKSRKIIKQFKPNVAIGTGGFASGPLLKAAGSAGIPTVIQEQNSYPGITNKWLSGNASKICVAYENLERFFPKDKIVFTGNPVRQDLIDIKGKKKESRDYFKLDPDKKVLLVLGGSLGSRRINQLIAKELVNFISQDVQVIWQCGKFYIEEYKHFDEKENVQVKAFIDRMDLAYAAADLILSRAGASSVSELCLVGKPVIFIPSPNVAEDHQTKNAKAIVDKKGALMMKENELDTQFTSTFNKLLEDKALQESLGENIKKMAMPNATKDIVDEIIKLIESQR from the coding sequence ATGCAGAAATTAAAATTCATATTAAGCGGAGGCGGAACTGGCGGGCATATTTACCCGGCAATTGCCATTGCTAATGAATTAAAAAGCCGTTTCCCGGATTGTGAAATCCTATTCGTAGGAGCAAAAGACAAAATGGAAATGCAAAAAGTTCCGCAGGCCGGTTATCCTATCAAAGGATTGTGGATTGCAGGAATACAAAGAAGGCTAACGCTTGACAACATGATGTTTCCTTTTAAGCTTATGGATAGCTTGCTTAAATCAAGAAAAATTATAAAGCAATTTAAGCCAAATGTAGCCATCGGAACAGGAGGATTTGCCAGCGGGCCATTGTTAAAGGCAGCAGGCTCGGCAGGAATCCCGACTGTAATACAGGAACAGAATTCCTATCCGGGAATTACAAACAAGTGGCTGAGCGGCAACGCCAGCAAAATATGCGTGGCTTATGAAAATCTGGAACGGTTTTTTCCAAAAGACAAAATAGTTTTCACAGGAAATCCGGTCCGTCAGGATTTGATAGACATAAAAGGAAAGAAAAAAGAAAGCAGGGACTATTTTAAACTGGACCCGGATAAAAAAGTGTTACTGGTTTTGGGTGGAAGTTTAGGCTCCAGAAGAATCAACCAGCTAATTGCAAAAGAATTGGTGAATTTTATATCACAGGATGTACAGGTAATCTGGCAATGCGGAAAATTCTATATTGAAGAATACAAACACTTCGATGAAAAAGAAAACGTACAGGTAAAGGCATTTATTGACAGGATGGATTTGGCATATGCAGCTGCCGATCTGATACTGTCCAGAGCAGGAGCATCGTCTGTTTCTGAGTTGTGTTTGGTAGGGAAACCGGTAATTTTTATTCCATCGCCTAATGTGGCTGAAGACCATCAGACAAAAAATGCAAAAGCTATTGTTGATAAAAAAGGAGCGCTGATGATGAAGGAAAACGAATTGGATACCCAATTCACTTCAACTTTTAACAAGCTTTTGGAAGACAAAGCCTTACAGGAAAGCCTGGGGGAGAACATAAAAAAAATGGCAATGCCAAATGCAACAAAAGACATTGTTGATGAAATAATAAAATTAATTGAAAGTCAAAGGTAA